TGTTCGTGTCTCTTGACCCGCTGAGGCTCGGTTTGGACGACTCCAACCTAAGGCCGTTTTCATGTCTTTACAACTTTTTGCAACTTTGACGTCCCAACTCGGGTCAAATTGATGTTGTTTTCCGAATGTTTGAGGCATTTGTGGTTATCTTTTTCATCTAGGAACTCTTGGCGTGTTTATTAGGCGTGGAGAGAACTTTGAAGGGGAGCTTTCATAAAAATGGTTGATATGGGTCGGTAGGAGTTTTGTATggaaaaatcaaattgaaTGGAAATTATGCCTTCGAAATACCATATTTTGCCAGTAAAGACTGTAGTGTCTGATGCGACTGTTTTGGTGTTAACTGATTATGCACATTCCAATTAACTTATTAGAAAAAGATCAATTGTAGAACCCAGAAAGGTTAAACTAAAGGCTTAAAACTGACATTCCGTTCAGTTAGCGCGATGATAACCAGCTTAGCATTCATACAGCCACATCGAttcaacccaccaccaccgtacagtGCTCATAGGAAGCCATAAGCATAGGAAGTAAGCATCAGCGGTACGAAAGCCCTTACGATAAGGTCGTCAATATGCTGACGGTTGCTCATGGAGCAAATGGAGCCACTAAGACAATGCTCAACCCGCATATGATGTGCCCTTCGCTGGGTGCGTCAATATGATTCCAGCCCTGTTGGGTAGACGGGACCTCGAGAAACTCGAGAAACAATTGTATGTCAAACGTTGCAATCCCTGTCACATGGCACACCGTGCACGGGCGGGACAGGCATCGAGTGTCACAAAACTACCGaaaagagaagggaaaatgTCATGTTACCGGGGCTTGTTATGCGAGCTGTTCTGACAGAGAACGGGCATAGAATGCGAAGATGTCCCGGTATTATGCAATCCAAGGATTCTGTTGGCCTGCGATGGATGCTCGATTGTGTAATAGGAGCATTGGTGCATTGGTGTGGATCGCCCTGCAACGGAACAGGCAAAGTAGGCGAAGACCTCTCGCTCATTCATTTGCGATATAACGTTACTAAACTGATTTGTCCTGGATTGAGCAAAGTATAGGACGGGATGAGAGATCGGAGGATGGGTTTAATACCGGAACTTACCGCAAACACGACATGCCATAACGGTAGATGGACTGTACCGAGCACATCCGGATTAACATTTATCTTTTCGATGATGTATGTGCTCACGTATGTGCGCTAGTAATCGCGCTTGCTCGCTATTGTTGATCGTGTGAAAATGTCTagagtggaatggaaaatgggcTTTGAAGTTGTTTCTTAGAAACCGATACACCACACAAGGCACGTGCTTTTCGCATCCGTTTGGTGTAATGTTTTTGTAGTCTATTGCTGCTCTGTTTTCTAgtgtgtttccattttgttaaTGAACATAGTTCAGCTAGTTTAGACTACGAGGGATAACCCTATTAAACCGTTATTTCGAATACTCTCGAAAGATGTTCAGATGACTTCTTTTATCGATTATTCGATTGTTGACTTtggaaacaattaaaaattcaatcgAAAGATTGTctttcaaaacattccaacGTATTTTACCCTCAAGATTGATTATAAATCActgtttttccctttcgtACAGATCTTGACGTACCTGGCATGTCTCGGGAGCACGGAACAGGAAGTGATAGTGGCGATCGACGAGCCTGGCAAAACGCAGTACCATGAGGCGAACTTTAATACAAGTAAGCTGAAAATTTTTGCAGCAGCTTTTTAGTTGGGCAACGGTTTAAGACTCTTGTTAATTTGCAGGTTCCTATCAGTACGGCTACAAGGTAGGCCCGAACGGACAGTTTCACCATGAATCGCGTGGACCCGACGGTGTTACCTACGGCTGTTACGGCTACATTGATCCGAATGGACTGTTACGAGTAACACATTACGTTGCGGATACTCATGGCTATAGGGTGGTAGTTCCAAATCAGCCCGTCGAGATATTTGCCGAAGCTCCATCGCAGTACAGCAAGTGAGTGAGAAAGGGTTTGGTGGTCAGTGATGGTCCATGACTAATGCATGACGATTTGCCTTCGCTTTGCAGCTCTATATCAGAGGATGAACCACAagagcgacgacgaggagagtTACGACCCTGGAATGAGCTGTATCTACCGAAGGGATGTGGAATGTTCCCGGGAGGAATTAGACCAGGGGGCCCATCTGGTGGTaatacaccaccaccttctcctccttctcctgctcctacGCCAGGTGAGTATTTGGAATGGGGGGGTTTTCTTATCCTATTGGTCGTGCATTAGACCGGCAGGTATCCAGCACCTTTTTTTGACACCTGGTAGAAAGCACTTAGTCATTGGCACGATCGTTTACTCTGCACACCTCCCTatagcaccaacaccaagacCAGGAAGCACCGGTGGAAACGGAAGTTCGCAAGGTATTGTTTAAGATGAAACTATAACCGCACTGCACGTTGCAGGTTACTCAACACCACTAATCCCTCCGTAGGAACCTATCCTCCTAATCAAGGGCAAGGTCAATGGCAGGGTCAAGGCCAGGGTCAAGGGCAAGGCCAGGGTCAAGGACAAAGCCAGGGTCAAGGGCAAGGCCAAGGCCAAGGACCTTCTCAAGGACAAGGACAGGGTCAAGGCCAAGGGCAAGGACCTTCTCAAGGCCAAGGACAATGGCAGGGTCAGGGTCAAGGACAAGGACAGGGTCAgggacaaggacaaggacaatgGCAGGGTCAGGGTCAGGggcaaggacaaggacaaggacaaggacaagggCAGGGTCAGGGACAGGGTCAAGGACAAGGACAGGGTCAAGGACAAGGACACGGACAGGGGCAAGGACAGGGACAGGGGCAATGGCAAGGGAGTCAGGGTCAGGGGCAAGGACAGGGTCAGGgtcaaggacaaggacaatgGCAGGGTCAGGGTCAGGGTCAGGGTCAGGGTCAAGGGCAAGGACAGGGACAGGGGCAATGGCAAGGGGGTCAGGGTCAGGGGCAAGGACAGGGTCAgggacaaggacaaggacaatgGCAGGGACAGGGTCAGGgtcaaggacaaggacaatgGCAGGGACAGGGTCAGGGACAGGGTCAAGGACAGGGACAAGGACAGGGGCAATGGCAGGGCCAGGGTCAGGgtcaaggacaaggacaaggacaaggacaaggcCAGCAACAGGGAACACATCAGGGACAACATCAAGGATCTCATCAGGAATCACTTGGATCCGGGAGCCATCAAGGACAGCACCAGGGAAGCCATCAGGGTGTTCAGGGTGGACAGCATCAGGGGCAACACCAAGGCTCGCACCAAGGACCCATCAGTTCGGGTCAGCATCAGGGCCAGCATCAAGGAAGCCACCAGGGGACTAACGGTGAGCACCAGGGGCAACATCAGGGTTCCCATCAGGGACCTATCAGCTCAGGCCAGCACCAGGGTCAACATCAAGGGAGCCATCAGGGAACTAATGGAGAGCATCAAGGACAGCATCAGGGCAGCCATCAGGGACCGATAAGCTCGGGAGAGCATCAATCGCAACACCAAGGTAGCCATCAAGGCATTCACAGTGGACAACACCAAGGACAGCACCAGGGCTCTCATCAAGGACCCATCAGTTCAGGCCAGCACCAGGGCCAACATCAGGGAAGCCACGAAGGAATACACAGTGGACAGCATCAGGTGAGGTCACATCCCTGagtgatcgtcgatcgttcgaATGGATATCCATAAGGGCCCTATGCTTTCGCCATTGTAGGGAgaacatcaacaccagcaccagggtcCGATCGTTGAAAGTCAGCACCAAGGAAGCCATCAAGGAAGCCACCAGGGATTGACGCAAGGTCAGTTCCAGGGACAGCACCAAGGCCAACACCAGAACCCCATCAGTGGTAACAAGGAGGAGCACAACGTGCAGGTGCAAGTGTCTTGGGGCCAAGGCCAAGGATCCCAGGGCCAAACTCAAGGCCAAGGCTCTCAAGGACAATCGCAGGGTCAAGGATCGCAGACCCAAACCCAGGGTCAAGGATCGCAGACCCAAACCCAGGGTCAAGGAACGCAGACCCAAACCCAGGGTCAAGGATCGCAGGGCCAATCACAGGGTCAAACACAACGACCACCAGTTGGAGGTAATGTATCTCCACCGTGAGCAGAATTTGCGCAGAGACTTACAGATGATCGAAATGATCGGTAGTGATATGAAGTCGATGATAGTCATTAGCCACGTGGTAACCTTACGTTAATTGACTTGATCTAGTattagttttaattaattaatttaacaaaatggaaactaatcctacacatacacagagacacGCATAAACACATTCGCACACAATTATCTTTTCACGTCACTCCACCActcgcacatgcacacacacacccgctgCACACGGATACGATCACACGTACTCACATCACACATGCCAACATCAACACGCACGCAACAGTACAAATCGGGTTCGGCTTTAAACCGGGCAATGGGGGGCTGCAGGCAACGCTGGGCCTAGGTGGACTACACGGTAAATACCTGCCGGAGTACGAACGCACGACTCCATCCTTCTGCCATCTCTTGTGACCAACTAATGACATTGCGCCTGTGCCGTCGCTCGGACCGGTAACCTGTGCGATCCGTGGCCATATGCAGGAGGTCTATCCATAGGTACGAACGTGTCGACAGCGGGCATCAGTGGTATGGCCAGCGCGTCCCACACTGGACCAAACCACAGCACCTCGGGTACGATTGGGGCCGGAGTTGGAACTGGTGGTGTACATGCTGGGGGCACGGccaacaccacgaccacaatACTTGGTACCACGATCGATCATACGCACACGACGAACGTCACGTTTGGTGGAACTGATGGTGCCCAGCTGGTGCACGGTGGCCAGAACTCGATCGAGAATCAGCACGTAACCGTGGCCGGAACCGTCGATGTGCTGGTCGGCGTACAAGCAGGTTTGATCAATAGTACCCTCAGTCATACCGGGCAAgcctcggtcggtggtgtcgACGTAAGTAGCGCCACGGCGGTTGGTGCAGGAATCGAGGGCAATCTCACGGCCGGACTGTCCGGGGCTGCACATCTAACGCACAATGCCACCATCTCGATTCCAACCGTCGGACAAGGTAGTATGGCCGGCCGCTCGAAGCCGGCAATCTCACCCATTCCTTCTGACCGTTCCTCCTTCCTACAATCAGACCTCGTTATGAGGTTGCGTTTTGTGGTGGCGGGTATCTAGTGGGGAATGTAGCCTGGTAGTGCATGGATGTAACGCTAGAATTGCGTTGTAGATTTGTGGCAGTAATGGCGAGGCTGTCGGGATTCTAATACCTTCCATCTGCTCTTTTAGGTACTACGACGACGGACCGTCCAGCGCAGGGAcagggaccaccaccgaccggtacAACGGCCGTCCCTGGTTCTCCCGGAACCGCTATCGGTGTGTATCCACCGACGAAACCGATCGACACGAGCTCTCCACCAGCTGGCAGCACGaacggtggcagcaacaacaacaacaacaacaacaacaacaatccggaCAATCAACCCACCAATCCCAACTACCAGATAGCTGTCTCGCAGTATCCGTACTTCTTCGTTCCATACCCCTACCCACCACCGAGTGTACCGCAAGCGCCCTGCAACTGTCCGGCTGATCAGcagaaccagcaacaacaaggccaccagcagccgacCGGCTATCTCGGATTCATTCCCGTCATTTACATTCCGAACTGTAATGCACAGAACAGTGGTGCACCGAAGACTTTGCCGGCGAACTTCAACTGGCCAGCGCCTCCACCGCTCGGTAAAACGCTGGACGAGCTACCAGCTCAGCGACTGTTACAAAAGCCAGACGGTAGCTGGGTGCTGCAGCGTGCCCGCAACCGTTCCCGACGACTCCGCACTCGCCGGCCACCGGCGGTACTGCCTGCGGAGCTTGCGAATGTGAATTTTCTCGGGCGCAAGTAGAACGCGCACTGTGGTCAGGGACTCGCTAGAGAAAGGATAATACTCATCTTAGGCTTAGCTCATCAAATAAAGTAACGTCGGAGTGAGACAATGtgcgagatagagagggagCGGAAGGAGTTAGTATGCTTGCAGGATTGACACGTGACTGTGGCCACGGTTTACCGTTGCATTCACACTCCTCTCCCTACTGTGATGACTGTGTTCCGCCGAATGAACGATATTGGACAAGCGGAATGCTTTattcgacgacgatcacgtGTGGCCAGAGCTTGCCTTAGCGTTTTGAGAGCGTAACACTTAGTTAAGCCAATCGGGAGGTCTTGCTGGAGAGTGGAGTGGCCGTTGTTTGCCAGAACAATTGCTGTTAAATTATTTAGAATTcttgaaattgaataaaacgAAATAGACGCATTTACGGAGATTCGGTGGTATGTCGGTGGTTATGTTCTAGAATTCCGtggaagagaaaatgaaattgttcgAAGAAGGTGATTTTCACAGGCTGGCAGATGCGATTTTTGTAACCTACAAGGACATTTGTAAAAACATGCGAATTCTCATTAGCGTGAACTCTATGTAAACCATTTCCAGGGTTTACATAGAGTTCACGCTGAAGAGAATTAATTACCGAGTAAAAAATGCTTACGCCTAGTGTTGGGTAAATGGGCTCTTCTCAGTGAGCGGAGCGCGGTCCTCCGCTCACCTAAAAGAGCGGAGCACGAGCCCCCGCTCTTTTGctccgctcttttctcaccgctcttttgctccgctcttttctcaccgctcttttctcaccgctcttttctcacgctcaccGCTCCTTTCCGTCCTTTCGCTCTTTTTACACGCTCAccgctcttttcgctcctttagctctttttaCACGCTCaacgctcttttcgctcctttcgcacaattgtgcggtgggaagaagcgaaaagagCGGTGAGTGTGTATAAAGAGCGAAAGGAacgaaaggagcgaaaggagcgaaaggagcgaaaagagcggtgagcgtgagaaaagagcggTGAGCGTGtaaaaagagctaaaggagcgaaaagagcggCGAGCGTGTAAAAAGAGCggtgagaaaagagcggagCAAAAGAGCTAGCGCACTCGGCAATCAACTGAgcgctcactcgctctttTACACCTCATCTTCACGGGCaagagaaagctgagaatgagatgagaatgaaaaagttgagaatgtcaaatccatatacaaattttagtaaaattccgccacccgagaggaatgcaacatgccgcagacgtaagcgcgagcgagaaaacaaattccgcgttttccgccacCTGAGATGCAAATTGCTGctagacgtaagcgcgagcgagaaaacaaattccgcgcacctcgaatcgagagaggagagcgcgtGCCAGTGCGAAGCCCGCGAGAGCGAAGCGTGCGAGAGCAAaacgcgcagcgccagagagaaacgcgctgtggagaaatcaaagagcgaatcgcgcgggcaactttgatcttctgcaccgtgcatggaagggcgcatattaagcaaaacaaaaacatttcaaaaaccggacaaaacattgaaatattCTGTAACCGCgaaaaacgcgcatttacaataaagcagaaaagcatggtcATGCTGCGTAGCCCTGTAAtagggccgtttagctagtccatACAAATTCGGAACGAGAATTTTTCCACTCgtgtagaaaccgagaaaggagagaatggagaattgagaattgagctacctgcaaactacttgtgaaacaatgcagtaggcgttttttATGTTGGCAACAGTCGTGGTTGCTAAGAAAAATGACCTTTGGAATCCTTGgacagcgctccaagcggcagCTCGGAAAATTACTCATGTtcaaaacgagaatagctcacttctcaaaaattcgtccaaaaattctcgcctttttcattctcagaCATCTCTTGCCATGTAGATGAGGTGTGAGAAATTGATGAGAAccagaatgagaatgagaatgagaatgagaaccAGACTGAGAATGGCTTACAGTTTTGAAAAGAGTACATGCCTGTAAAGATCTGGTTTTGATATGGTGtgatttcttttgcatttgtACTTTGCATAACTGGAAAGAAAGGTTTCTTTTGCCGTCCGTCATCTCGGCATGAAGTTATCAACGTtagctttaatttaattcgtTCGTGCGATATCGTTCCTATGGTTTTTGGAAATA
This sequence is a window from Anopheles darlingi chromosome 3, idAnoDarlMG_H_01, whole genome shotgun sequence. Protein-coding genes within it:
- the LOC125953846 gene encoding uncharacterized protein LOC125953846, producing the protein MARLFGGSARRTRACHGPWLASSLLILTYLACLGSTEQEVIVAIDEPGKTQYHEANFNTSSYQYGYKVGPNGQFHHESRGPDGVTYGCYGYIDPNGLLRVTHYVADTHGYRVVVPNQPVEIFAEAPSQYSNSISEDEPQERRRGELRPWNELYLPKGCGMFPGGIRPGGPSGGNTPPPSPPSPAPTPAPTPRPGSTGGNGSSQGTYPPNQGQGQWQGQGQGQGQGQGQGQSQGQGQGQGQGPSQGQGQGQGQGQGPSQGQGQWQGQGQGQGQGQGQGQGQWQGQGQGQGQGQGQGQGQGQGQGQGQGQGQGQGHGQGQGQGQGQWQGSQGQGQGQGQGQGQGQWQGQGQGQGQGQGQGQGQGQWQGGQGQGQGQGQGQGQGQWQGQGQGQGQGQWQGQGQGQGQGQGQGQGQWQGQGQGQGQGQGQGQGQQQGTHQGQHQGSHQESLGSGSHQGQHQGSHQGVQGGQHQGQHQGSHQGPISSGQHQGQHQGSHQGTNGEHQGQHQGSHQGPISSGQHQGQHQGSHQGTNGEHQGQHQGSHQGPISSGEHQSQHQGSHQGIHSGQHQGQHQGSHQGPISSGQHQGQHQGSHEGIHSGQHQGEHQHQHQGPIVESQHQGSHQGSHQGLTQGQFQGQHQGQHQNPISGNKEEHNVQVQVSWGQGQGSQGQTQGQGSQGQSQGQGSQTQTQGQGSQTQTQGQGTQTQTQGQGSQGQSQGQTQRPPVGGTTTTDRPAQGQGPPPTGTTAVPGSPGTAIGVYPPTKPIDTSSPPAGSTNGGSNNNNNNNNNNPDNQPTNPNYQIAVSQYPYFFVPYPYPPPSVPQAPCNCPADQQNQQQQGHQQPTGYLGFIPVIYIPNCNAQNSGAPKTLPANFNWPAPPPLGKTLDELPAQRLLQKPDGSWVLQRARNRSRRLRTRRPPAVLPAELANVNFLGRK